One part of the Syntrophorhabdaceae bacterium genome encodes these proteins:
- a CDS encoding NrtA/SsuA/CpmA family ABC transporter substrate-binding protein produces the protein MGLLVLGLATGACLFACTRTEDKPAGPPEKITIAYSATTDAALAEVAQSRGFYREEGLEAIARVHPYGKLALEDLLAGKADFATVAETPIVFAIMKGEKISIIATIQTSEVMNAVLARKDKGVRSPGDLKGKKIAATLGTTSDFFLDALLGVHGISRKEVTIVDLKAEAMPAALAQGKVDAVSTFAPYVALTQKKLGKNVTTFRDKDIYRSTFNVITTQEFIRKNPEKVKKMLRALVKAERFVRANPAEAQKIVADFCGVELSVVRDIWADTRFAVMLDQPLLLAMEDESRWAIDNRLTRARMVPNYLQFIHIDGLKSIKPEVVRILR, from the coding sequence ATGGGGCTTCTCGTTTTGGGGCTGGCGACCGGCGCCTGTCTCTTCGCATGCACCCGGACGGAGGACAAGCCCGCCGGCCCGCCTGAAAAGATTACCATCGCCTATTCGGCCACGACCGACGCGGCCCTTGCCGAAGTTGCCCAATCACGGGGTTTTTACCGGGAAGAGGGATTGGAGGCGATTGCACGGGTGCATCCTTATGGCAAGCTTGCCCTCGAGGATCTGCTCGCGGGAAAGGCGGATTTTGCCACCGTCGCCGAAACGCCGATCGTGTTTGCAATCATGAAGGGAGAGAAGATCTCCATAATCGCGACCATCCAGACGTCAGAAGTGATGAATGCCGTCCTGGCCAGGAAAGACAAAGGTGTTCGCTCTCCCGGAGATCTTAAGGGGAAGAAAATAGCCGCGACCCTGGGCACCACCTCGGACTTTTTTCTTGACGCCCTGTTGGGCGTCCATGGAATTTCCAGAAAAGAGGTAACGATCGTCGACCTGAAGGCGGAGGCAATGCCCGCCGCCCTGGCTCAGGGCAAGGTCGACGCTGTCTCCACCTTTGCCCCCTATGTGGCGCTTACGCAAAAGAAGCTGGGAAAGAACGTGACCACCTTCCGCGACAAGGACATCTACAGGTCGACCTTCAATGTTATTACCACACAGGAATTTATCCGTAAGAACCCCGAAAAAGTCAAGAAAATGCTCCGCGCCCTTGTCAAAGCCGAGAGGTTTGTCCGGGCAAATCCGGCGGAAGCTCAAAAAATAGTTGCGGATTTCTGCGGGGTAGAGCTATCCGTAGTCCGCGATATCTGGGCCGACACCAGGTTTGCCGTAATGCTCGATCAGCCGCTCTTGCTCGCCATGGAAGATGAATCGAGATGGGCGATCGACAACCGGCTTACCAGGGCAAGGATGGTTCCTAATTATCTCCAATTCATTCACATTGACGGTCTCAAGTCAATAAAGCCTGAAGTGGTGAGGATTTTGAGGTAA
- a CDS encoding Pycsar system effector family protein: MKTVEGMLKEIYKHSLEMLKHGETKNAALISFNGVIVILLIKMAVDFKDHWFLFYYFLFTIAVCCISIFLGLSSLVAQLKDYGDDLDLPPDANLLFFGNVAHFTPDDLIDSIKIRYGLASKDDNYERDLARSVVITAQIAKRKHRTFNAAIAWTFSGIATPLSVLVYHYFFNPNRK; the protein is encoded by the coding sequence ATGAAGACGGTTGAGGGGATGCTCAAGGAGATTTACAAGCACTCTTTGGAGATGCTCAAGCACGGGGAGACGAAAAACGCGGCCCTCATCTCCTTTAACGGCGTCATCGTCATTCTGCTCATCAAGATGGCGGTCGATTTCAAGGACCACTGGTTCCTCTTCTACTACTTCCTCTTCACCATCGCGGTCTGCTGCATCTCCATCTTTCTCGGCTTGAGCTCCCTCGTTGCCCAGCTCAAAGATTACGGCGACGACCTGGACCTCCCTCCCGACGCCAACCTCCTCTTCTTCGGTAACGTGGCCCATTTCACCCCGGACGACCTCATAGACAGCATTAAAATCCGCTACGGCCTCGCAAGCAAGGACGACAACTATGAAAGAGACCTGGCCCGCTCCGTCGTGATCACCGCCCAGATCGCGAAGAGAAAGCACCGCACCTTCAACGCGGCCATCGCCTGGACCTTCTCCGGCATCGCCACGCCCCTAAGCGTCCTCGTCTACCACTACTTCTTCAATCCGAATAGGAAATAG
- a CDS encoding GNAT family N-acetyltransferase produces MEKEGLIAGLFQPEDGEGTARLFKEVYGDAYPEAAVHRPDELIRRSQAGDEIPIVVRLPDNRIVGYSSLFRPAPYKGVYEMGHSAVSSEFRKAGLMDMIFQYLKKVMPEMEDMEVFCGRAPCNDTAMQKAAAAALPMVETGLEIDSLASLISPGEKGASDRTSALLMFMTLTPRPHTVYIPPLYAGRLKYVYEGLDDKRSFAESEEDLPQKEPTRIETRTCAAGRVATMTVHEAGGDFHRTFQSEEKTVNTEGAEAIHVRLKLSWPWIGKVARMLKDEGYFFGGILPQWFGEDGFFMQKKSRRPDWEGIHLSSARGEQILGLVRADWPG; encoded by the coding sequence ATGGAGAAAGAGGGGTTGATTGCCGGGTTATTCCAACCGGAGGACGGCGAAGGGACGGCAAGACTTTTTAAGGAAGTGTATGGAGACGCCTATCCGGAAGCGGCGGTCCACCGCCCGGACGAGCTGATCCGCAGGTCCCAGGCGGGCGATGAGATTCCCATTGTGGTGAGGCTGCCCGACAACCGGATTGTCGGATACAGCTCCCTCTTTCGGCCTGCCCCCTACAAAGGGGTCTATGAGATGGGGCACAGCGCCGTCTCCTCTGAATTCAGGAAGGCAGGCCTAATGGATATGATTTTCCAATATCTGAAAAAAGTGATGCCGGAGATGGAGGATATGGAGGTATTTTGCGGGAGGGCTCCCTGCAACGATACCGCGATGCAAAAGGCGGCCGCGGCGGCCCTGCCCATGGTGGAGACGGGATTGGAGATCGATTCCCTTGCCTCCCTTATATCGCCGGGTGAAAAGGGCGCATCGGACAGGACTTCGGCCCTTCTCATGTTCATGACCCTTACGCCCAGGCCCCACACCGTCTATATTCCCCCTCTCTATGCGGGACGACTCAAATATGTCTACGAGGGCCTCGACGATAAGCGGTCGTTCGCCGAATCGGAGGAGGACCTCCCTCAAAAGGAGCCGACGAGGATTGAAACCCGGACATGCGCCGCCGGGCGGGTGGCGACCATGACCGTCCATGAGGCAGGGGGGGATTTTCATAGGACCTTTCAGTCGGAGGAGAAGACGGTCAATACCGAGGGCGCAGAGGCAATCCACGTGCGTCTCAAGCTCTCATGGCCCTGGATCGGCAAGGTGGCCCGTATGCTCAAGGACGAGGGCTACTTCTTCGGCGGCATACTCCCCCAATGGTTCGGGGAAGACGGATTTTTCATGCAGAAGAAGAGCCGCCGACCCGACTGGGAGGGGATTCACCTCTCCTCCGCGAGGGGAGAACAGATACTGGGCCTCGTGAGGGCCGATTGGCCGGGGTAA
- a CDS encoding glycosyltransferase family 39 protein, whose protein sequence is MQRPQNQSILYFALLLIIVIPLFSFGLANHGLWTADEPRVAEVGREMALTGNWSVPFLNERPFLEHPPLYYASVAAAFKVFGVHDWVARIPSALFAFAGVVALFLLAAFLMGPRAGFISGVVMATCGEYFRVAHWVIVDSALAFFVILALLFFMVAYFSEGRMRRLLFYGLSYVACTLAFFTKGFIGIVLPGAAVVCFLAFDRNIREVLRMHLWLAVLIFLAMTAPWFLSLWSQGGSEYLGVFLVHNHLERFSGGSSGHHQPFYYYFLQFPAAFLPWSLLMVPVILRFFRRSDRTTDRAGKGALFMACWFAAGFVVLSVASTKRALYLMPLFAPVSLLVAAYIESTLKKSFFGKVDKVFVCLFGLLPCIAAMAAIPGLLMAAKKYGIALPAKELAFTIFFSLASMGLSVASFWSLRARIARFWAFSAASILSLLLLGLIAAMPVLDNFKTFVPFTEAIRASVPSSSDLYAYQPDETLRGAVPFYTGRFVKEIDTLPRLKEALGKEKTLYVVIRDRRGEMERELLAAGMAVVFRQSRDTGRALVILKGGQG, encoded by the coding sequence ATGCAGCGCCCGCAAAACCAGTCCATTCTTTATTTCGCCCTTCTTCTCATCATAGTGATCCCTCTCTTCTCCTTCGGCCTTGCGAACCATGGGCTATGGACGGCTGACGAGCCCAGGGTGGCGGAGGTCGGGAGAGAGATGGCATTGACCGGAAATTGGTCGGTGCCTTTCCTCAATGAGCGCCCCTTTCTCGAACATCCCCCTCTCTACTATGCATCTGTGGCCGCTGCCTTCAAGGTTTTCGGGGTGCACGACTGGGTCGCGAGGATCCCTTCGGCGCTCTTCGCCTTCGCGGGGGTGGTGGCGCTCTTCCTTCTCGCCGCCTTCCTCATGGGGCCGAGGGCAGGGTTCATCTCCGGCGTGGTCATGGCCACATGCGGGGAATACTTTCGGGTGGCCCACTGGGTGATCGTGGACAGCGCCCTCGCATTTTTCGTGATCCTCGCCCTCCTCTTTTTTATGGTCGCCTATTTTTCCGAGGGGAGGATGCGCAGGCTCCTCTTCTACGGGCTCTCCTACGTGGCCTGCACCCTTGCCTTTTTCACCAAGGGTTTTATCGGGATCGTGCTGCCCGGCGCTGCCGTGGTCTGCTTTCTTGCCTTTGACAGAAACATTCGGGAGGTCCTGAGAATGCACCTGTGGCTCGCGGTCCTGATCTTTCTCGCCATGACCGCGCCCTGGTTTCTCTCGCTATGGAGCCAGGGGGGCAGCGAATACCTCGGGGTCTTTCTGGTCCACAACCACCTGGAGAGGTTCTCCGGAGGGTCGAGCGGCCACCACCAGCCTTTTTACTATTATTTCCTCCAATTCCCCGCTGCCTTTCTTCCCTGGAGCCTCCTCATGGTGCCCGTTATTCTCCGTTTCTTCCGCCGCTCCGACAGGACCACGGATAGGGCCGGGAAAGGGGCCCTTTTCATGGCGTGCTGGTTCGCCGCCGGCTTCGTGGTCCTCTCCGTTGCATCGACCAAGCGCGCCCTCTACCTTATGCCCCTCTTTGCCCCTGTCTCCCTCCTCGTGGCCGCCTATATCGAGTCTACCCTCAAGAAGTCTTTTTTCGGGAAGGTGGACAAGGTCTTCGTCTGCCTCTTCGGCCTCCTCCCGTGTATCGCCGCCATGGCCGCGATTCCCGGTCTTCTCATGGCCGCGAAAAAATATGGAATTGCCCTTCCCGCAAAGGAGCTTGCCTTTACGATCTTCTTTTCCCTCGCCTCCATGGGCCTCTCCGTGGCCTCCTTTTGGAGTCTGCGCGCCAGGATCGCCCGGTTCTGGGCCTTTTCCGCGGCCTCGATCCTCTCCCTCCTCCTTCTCGGCCTCATCGCGGCCATGCCCGTTCTCGACAACTTCAAGACCTTCGTTCCCTTCACGGAAGCGATCAGGGCATCCGTGCCTTCCTCCTCCGATCTCTACGCCTATCAGCCGGATGAGACCCTCCGGGGCGCGGTCCCCTTCTATACGGGACGCTTTGTGAAGGAGATCGATACCTTGCCCCGGCTGAAGGAGGCCCTCGGGAAGGAGAAGACCCTTTACGTGGTGATACGGGACAGGCGGGGAGAAATGGAGAGAGAGCTTCTCGCCGCCGGGATGGCCGTGGTTTTCAGGCAGTCGAGGGACACGGGGCGCGCCCTCGTGATCCTCAAAGGCGGGCAGGGATGA
- a CDS encoding response regulator transcription factor yields MRLLIVEDDPVISAFVAKGMREAGFAVDSAADGEDGLHLALTEPYDAVIVDLMLPKLDGLTLIARLREGFPRIPILILSAKRSVDDRVKGLHTGSDDYLTKPFAFSELLARVHALIRRASGAASPTRLEVGGLTMDLLSREVSRSGRVIELQPREFGLLEYLMRNAGRVVSKTMIMEHVWDLNFDPQTNIVEARVSRLRDKVDKDHEKKLIHTIRGAGYVLKEA; encoded by the coding sequence ATGAGACTCCTTATTGTAGAAGACGACCCGGTCATCTCCGCCTTTGTGGCAAAGGGCATGAGAGAAGCAGGTTTTGCGGTCGACAGCGCCGCGGACGGGGAAGACGGGCTCCACCTCGCCCTCACCGAGCCCTATGACGCGGTCATCGTGGACCTCATGCTCCCCAAGCTCGACGGCCTTACCCTGATCGCGCGGCTGAGGGAGGGTTTCCCCCGTATCCCCATCCTGATCCTGAGCGCAAAGCGATCGGTCGACGACCGGGTGAAGGGGCTCCACACGGGAAGCGACGACTACCTCACCAAGCCCTTCGCCTTTTCAGAGCTTCTCGCCCGCGTCCATGCCCTTATCCGCAGGGCGAGCGGCGCGGCGAGCCCCACCCGCCTCGAGGTGGGGGGCCTTACGATGGACCTTTTGTCCAGGGAGGTGAGCCGCTCGGGAAGGGTGATCGAGCTTCAGCCGAGGGAATTCGGCCTTCTCGAATATCTCATGCGTAATGCGGGCAGGGTGGTCTCGAAGACCATGATCATGGAGCACGTGTGGGACCTCAATTTCGACCCCCAGACCAATATCGTGGAAGCCCGCGTGAGCAGGCTCAGGGACAAGGTAGATAAAGATCATGAGAAAAAACTCATTCATACGATCCGGGGCGCCGGCTACGTTCTTAAGGAAGCTTAG
- a CDS encoding HAMP domain-containing sensor histidine kinase: MRKNSFIRSGAPATFLRKLSEQRRSVVFRLTLWYAGAFTLCLMATVLVFYISVLYGSHGISNHALSELREDFRHYFGIPLILVILFSGAIGWLMARRALAGVEEVTRAAADISKGDFDRRVPKTGRNDEIDRLADSFNTMVARTQALIGQMREITENIAHDLRSPITRMRGMAEMALSNRGADEEELHLAGLIIQECDRLLDLINTTLDISEAEAGLVKLDRGQIDLTALVRDLAELFQPSAEEKGIGLRTLGVEAPVTILADRRKLQRVFANLLDNALKYTPQGGEVTIEVTDKGGDARVVVDDTGAGVPDEDLPYIFDRFFRGEKSRSTPGNGLGLSLALVFTRVHGGTLVAGRRAPHGARFVVTLPKSLPSDA; this comes from the coding sequence ATGAGAAAAAACTCATTCATACGATCCGGGGCGCCGGCTACGTTCTTAAGGAAGCTTAGCGAGCAGCGCCGCTCCGTGGTCTTTCGCCTCACCCTCTGGTATGCGGGGGCTTTCACCCTGTGCCTCATGGCCACGGTTCTTGTCTTTTATATCTCCGTCCTCTACGGAAGCCACGGCATCAGCAATCATGCCCTCTCGGAGCTGAGAGAGGACTTCAGGCATTATTTCGGCATTCCCCTTATTTTGGTGATCCTCTTTTCGGGCGCCATAGGCTGGCTCATGGCCAGGCGGGCCCTGGCAGGCGTCGAGGAGGTGACCCGTGCCGCCGCGGACATATCGAAAGGGGACTTCGACCGAAGGGTCCCCAAGACGGGCCGCAACGACGAGATAGACCGCCTCGCCGACTCCTTCAACACCATGGTGGCCCGCACCCAGGCCCTTATCGGGCAGATGAGGGAGATTACGGAAAACATCGCCCACGACCTCAGAAGCCCTATTACGCGGATGAGGGGCATGGCTGAAATGGCCCTTTCCAACCGGGGCGCGGACGAAGAAGAGCTGCACCTGGCGGGCCTCATTATCCAAGAGTGCGACCGCCTCCTCGACCTCATCAACACCACCCTCGATATCTCGGAGGCAGAGGCCGGGCTCGTGAAGCTCGATCGGGGACAGATCGATCTCACGGCCCTGGTAAGGGACCTGGCAGAACTTTTTCAGCCCTCGGCAGAGGAAAAGGGGATAGGGCTGCGCACGTTGGGCGTGGAAGCGCCCGTCACCATCCTGGCCGACCGCCGGAAGCTCCAGCGCGTCTTCGCCAACCTTCTCGACAATGCCCTCAAGTATACCCCCCAGGGAGGAGAGGTGACCATAGAGGTGACCGACAAGGGAGGGGATGCGCGCGTGGTGGTCGACGATACGGGCGCGGGAGTGCCGGATGAGGACCTGCCCTACATTTTCGACCGCTTCTTCCGTGGGGAGAAAAGCCGCTCCACCCCGGGAAACGGGCTCGGCCTGAGCCTGGCCCTTGTATTCACCCGCGTCCACGGGGGGACCCTCGTTGCGGGGCGGCGCGCTCCCCACGGCGCGCGCTTCGTCGTAACCCTCCCGAAGAGCCTGCCTTCAGACGCCTGA
- a CDS encoding glycosyltransferase family 39 protein — MIPEDPRRRRASALLVILACSWLFLFFNLGSYSLKEPDEGRYAEIPREMVEEGDYLVPHLNYVRYFEKPPLLYWADAASYKIFGVSPWSFRLPNALAALLTVLMTYFFVSRGFGGRVGLLSSLILLTSFGFFAMAHVVTIDMLFTFLLFAALLFFHRYYFEGTPCFLLLFYAALALAVLAKGPVALILMGATVLVFLWSEKRLSFVRDMARWRGLLLFFLIAAP; from the coding sequence ATGATACCGGAAGATCCGCGCAGAAGAAGGGCCTCGGCCCTCCTCGTCATCCTCGCCTGTTCCTGGCTTTTTCTTTTCTTCAACCTTGGAAGCTATTCCCTCAAGGAGCCCGACGAGGGGCGTTACGCGGAGATCCCCCGGGAGATGGTCGAAGAGGGCGACTATCTGGTTCCCCACCTCAATTATGTCCGCTATTTCGAAAAGCCCCCTCTCCTTTACTGGGCCGATGCCGCCTCATATAAAATATTCGGCGTGAGCCCGTGGTCCTTCAGGCTTCCCAATGCATTGGCCGCCCTCCTCACGGTGCTCATGACCTATTTCTTCGTATCCCGTGGTTTCGGCGGGAGGGTGGGCCTCCTCTCCTCCCTCATCCTCCTCACCTCTTTCGGCTTCTTCGCCATGGCCCATGTGGTCACCATAGATATGCTTTTTACCTTCCTCCTCTTCGCCGCCCTCCTCTTCTTTCACCGCTATTATTTCGAGGGAACGCCCTGCTTCCTCCTTCTCTTCTACGCCGCCCTCGCCCTCGCCGTGCTCGCCAAGGGGCCGGTGGCCCTCATCCTTATGGGCGCGACAGTGCTCGTATTCCTCTGGTCGGAAAAAAGGCTCTCCTTTGTCAGGGATATGGCCCGATGGAGAGGCCTTCTTCTCTTCTTCCTCATCGCCGCGCCCTAG
- a CDS encoding MFS transporter: MKRSDHPFFRGINKNIVAISLVSFLNDISSEMVYPVVPIFLVTVLAAPVTVVGLIEGIAESTANLLRLFSGYFSDKSGRRKPFMTGGYGVSALSKLIIAAAPGWGTVLGGRFLDRFGKGVRTSARDALLAGASAPRYRGRVFGFHRALDTLGAVIGPFLAFLLLRAFEGRLRLIFYLAFMPAAAGVLLLILFVRDEVRNNGGGIRPLLKVKNLRLSRNFKVFLFASTLFALGNSSDAFIILRAHNLGLTIGTTILAYALFNAVYAVCSLPAGIVSDRVGQKKVLLWGFALFAVVYFLFGVVRSPALLWVLFPLYGVYMALTEGVGKAYISLHAKTDQTATTYGLYQTATGLAMLPASLAAGFLWKYMGPGAPFFFGAAMALAALVVFGFAREEPGKGLSVE; this comes from the coding sequence ATGAAGCGGTCCGACCATCCTTTCTTCCGGGGCATCAATAAAAACATCGTTGCCATAAGCCTCGTCAGTTTTTTGAACGACATCTCCTCGGAGATGGTCTATCCCGTGGTGCCTATCTTTCTCGTCACGGTCCTGGCCGCGCCGGTGACCGTGGTGGGACTCATCGAGGGCATCGCGGAATCGACGGCCAATCTCCTGCGACTCTTCTCCGGTTACTTTTCCGATAAATCCGGCCGGAGAAAACCCTTCATGACAGGGGGATACGGCGTCTCGGCCCTTTCAAAACTTATTATCGCCGCCGCCCCGGGATGGGGGACGGTCCTGGGGGGAAGGTTCCTCGACCGCTTCGGCAAAGGCGTGAGGACCTCTGCCCGGGACGCGCTTCTTGCGGGCGCGTCTGCTCCCCGGTACAGGGGGAGGGTCTTCGGCTTCCACCGGGCCCTCGACACCCTGGGCGCGGTCATAGGGCCGTTCCTTGCCTTTCTCCTCCTCAGGGCCTTCGAGGGCCGTCTCCGCCTCATATTTTATCTCGCCTTCATGCCCGCGGCCGCAGGCGTTCTCCTCCTCATTCTTTTCGTGAGGGATGAGGTACGAAACAATGGAGGCGGGATACGTCCGCTCCTCAAGGTCAAAAACCTCCGTCTCAGCCGGAATTTCAAAGTCTTTCTCTTCGCGAGCACCCTTTTTGCCCTCGGCAACAGCTCCGACGCCTTTATTATCCTGCGCGCCCACAATCTCGGGCTTACCATCGGCACCACCATTCTTGCCTATGCGCTGTTCAACGCGGTCTATGCGGTCTGTTCCCTGCCCGCAGGCATCGTCTCCGACCGGGTGGGGCAGAAAAAGGTCCTCCTCTGGGGGTTCGCCCTCTTCGCGGTGGTCTATTTTCTTTTCGGTGTTGTGCGCAGCCCTGCCCTGCTCTGGGTCCTCTTTCCCCTCTATGGCGTCTATATGGCCCTTACGGAGGGCGTGGGAAAGGCCTATATCTCCCTTCATGCCAAAACAGACCAGACGGCCACGACCTACGGCCTCTACCAGACCGCGACCGGCCTCGCCATGTTGCCCGCGTCGCTCGCCGCAGGCTTCCTCTGGAAATATATGGGTCCCGGGGCGCCCTTCTTTTTCGGTGCGGCCATGGCCCTCGCCGCGCTCGTGGTCTTCGGTTTTGCCCGGGAGGAGCCGGGGAAAGGCCTTTCAGTGGAATGA
- a CDS encoding methyl-accepting chemotaxis protein, translated as MKDGIIGKRQATGHAVFFLIIICLCVISFKHMEDSDVRARQITHINFEKVRLAHTVEVSLQAIVRETATAVLTKTKQPVARLAEERALVRAALEKLERIETSREGLEKIKEMKIAVGAAGEEALRLGSALEAADWDGALRIFSLSIDPVFTKMIARAEGIVRFEEQGVQAKYEDILGGNRTMRIVLIVVGIASLGILAGVVNGRSVTAPARGSVGTAGPTAGGTPGLRIVASRNDAVGVDKIQCGAVRSTDKKKEGAGRAGQSSETTKEPGCPAQLGEILGVINEIADQTNLLALNAAIEAARAGQAGRGFAVVAGEVKKLAEGTSRSTREIGDVVDTIRKGVGNAVESLALASQSVKTGVELSGEAGGALREIAGSSSALQSMVDRIAAAIEEMNSATDEIAKDIGEVALMTHETSGSAKGVTRSAALLRTLSMELENSVRDLRQKAL; from the coding sequence ATGAAGGATGGGATAATCGGAAAGAGACAGGCCACGGGCCACGCGGTTTTCTTTCTTATCATAATCTGTCTATGTGTCATCAGCTTTAAACATATGGAAGATTCGGATGTCCGGGCACGCCAGATCACCCACATCAACTTCGAAAAAGTGAGACTCGCCCACACCGTGGAGGTGAGCCTTCAGGCAATCGTGAGGGAAACGGCCACGGCGGTTCTCACAAAGACCAAACAACCCGTGGCAAGACTCGCGGAAGAGAGAGCGCTCGTGCGTGCCGCCCTGGAGAAGCTGGAGAGAATCGAAACCTCCCGCGAGGGTCTTGAAAAAATAAAGGAGATGAAAATCGCCGTCGGGGCCGCGGGAGAAGAGGCCCTTCGACTCGGTTCCGCCCTGGAGGCGGCTGACTGGGACGGCGCTCTAAGGATCTTCAGTCTCTCCATCGATCCTGTGTTCACGAAAATGATCGCTCGCGCGGAAGGAATCGTCCGATTCGAGGAACAGGGCGTCCAGGCGAAATACGAGGATATCTTGGGCGGTAACAGGACCATGAGGATCGTCCTCATCGTGGTGGGCATTGCCTCGCTGGGAATTCTGGCAGGCGTCGTCAACGGCCGGAGCGTCACCGCCCCCGCACGCGGGTCTGTCGGGACGGCGGGCCCCACGGCAGGCGGTACCCCTGGTCTTCGCATCGTGGCAAGCCGGAATGATGCCGTGGGTGTCGATAAGATACAGTGCGGCGCCGTGCGATCGACCGATAAAAAGAAAGAGGGCGCAGGAAGGGCCGGTCAATCCTCCGAAACAACGAAAGAACCGGGCTGCCCGGCGCAATTAGGGGAGATCCTCGGGGTGATCAATGAGATCGCCGATCAGACGAACCTTCTCGCCCTTAATGCCGCGATCGAGGCGGCGAGGGCAGGTCAGGCGGGCAGGGGATTTGCCGTGGTCGCGGGCGAAGTCAAAAAGCTTGCGGAAGGGACGAGCCGGTCGACCCGGGAGATCGGCGACGTGGTGGATACCATTCGAAAGGGCGTGGGAAACGCCGTCGAGTCCCTGGCGCTCGCCTCCCAAAGCGTGAAGACGGGGGTCGAGCTCTCAGGCGAAGCAGGCGGGGCCCTCCGGGAGATCGCGGGAAGCTCCTCCGCCCTCCAATCCATGGTCGACCGGATTGCCGCGGCCATCGAAGAGATGAACTCCGCCACGGACGAAATTGCCAAGGATATCGGAGAGGTGGCATTGATGACCCATGAAACATCAGGCTCGGCCAAGGGGGTCACCCGATCCGCGGCGCTGCTGAGAACCCTTTCCATGGAATTGGAAAACTCGGTGAGGGATTTGAGGCAGAAGGCGCTGTAG